The sequence CGAACACTCAGAGGCGGCGCTGCAGGACTGCCTGGGAAAGCTGCAGCTGCTGGTGGCCATAAACAGTACCTCTCTGACTCACATGCTGCCCCTCCAGATTTGCAAGAAGTGCAACCTGTTCCCAAGCTTGAAATAAAGCAGACCCTTGGGCTTTATTCCCTGGCCCCGGAGGCTGGACCAATATCTTGCATTGCTTCTGAAGAGTGCAGTATTGGGGGCGGGGGAATGAATATTCAGGACTCCTGCTTGACACCCTGTGGGTTGTACATCTTGCACCTCAGCATAGCAGAATCTAGTAATTCATTGTGCACTAAACAAATGAGGGAGCTGTCTTTCCCCCTTTCCCCAGTAAAGaggttgggttttttttgttgttgttttttaatctgAATGCTGCTATTGCCCTGTCTGTCCTGGGGAAGGAAGGTGAAGTCAGCCTCAGAATGGGGCAGGGATGCTCTCCTCCCACTGATTCACTTTGTAGTTAGCATCTCTGTGAAACCCATCTGGCAAGGTTTGGAATGCCACTGTTCCAATGATAAGACCAATCAGGGTCACTTGTCTGCTTGAATTCTGTGACTCTTGTGTTAGGAGCATGAGGACTATGCAACCCAGGGTTACAAAGGGTGCGCTGGGGTGTGAGACAGAGTAGAACCCACAAAAGTCTGTGATGTGCAGAGGGGCCATAGGCTGCACTTGCTAGTGAATGTGATGGCAGAGGTGGGAAACCAGGTAGGCACACTAGCAGAGGGCAAAACACAAGAAATATTTCAGTATAGAATCCTACATCTACCAACAATGTTGAAAAGGAAGGCTTTGCAGGCTGTTGGGGCTATTGAGCCCATTTCCTTGTAGCCACCTCATTAATGCTGCTACATGTGAGCTCAAGGTAATGACTGGATTATAGTAGTGAAGGCTATATAGAGTGCTTGTGATTTACCAGGCACTGTTTATCATTAGCTATTTTGATCATCTAACGGTTGTTTCAAGCAGTCTACTATCCCAGTTTTCAGAGGATTACACTGATACACAGAAAGGACTTGAAGGCTGGTGATCTGAGTCCAGAGTACCACCCTTAGCCACACTGCTAAGATTCTCCAATTTATAGGTTTCTAACCATTCTCAACAAAATCTGTTCCCAAAATAGGTGCTACACAGTTATTTACTCAGGGTTCTCCATTCATTAGGGATTATAAAGACTCTATCTATAGAGTCAGcatagggctgggggtatagctcagttggtaaactgcttgcctcacatgcacaaggccttggattcagtccccagtgccaCAAAAGCAAAACTATACAGTCAGCATGGTCCTTACTTCCAGTCATAAGGATTCATGTTATAGATAGGAAAACTGGGCTGGGAATTGAGATAGAAACCTGCTTGGTTTCTGTGGTGCTACAGTTGTCACATCATTATTCTCCCTGTCAAGAATCTACTGTAGGCCCTTAGCTTCTTCACCTCTTTGAACTCTATAATTGAAACCAGGGTTGTTGTAGAGTTTCTTTGAGATTAATTTAAATGTGAGGCAGTATCAAGTAGTGAGTCAACAAGGCTCTGGAGTCAATTTGATGGTTGACCTTATGCAGGTATATGCCCACATCCCATCTATAAAAATGGGTATAACGGTAGCATCTGTTTGAAAGTGTTGAAGTACGACTGTAATGAGAAACTCTATATAAGCACAGGTAGCAAATAGTGTCTTCAAAAAGCAAAGACTAACCTACACAATTAGGAGAAGGATCCTGCAGGGGCAAAAAAACACTTgggacaaagaaatagagggtaATGTTAATGGGGGATGTGAACATATGGTTCACTGAATtgtttttgccttttaaaaatgtCTGTATGGTTGAAAAAAACTTATAATAAAAAGTTTTGGAGGGGAAACCCCAGGCATGTATactgtatttaaaataaaacaaaatgtatgacaaataaaaagcaaacaaactcaAAGCAAACTAAAGCTTCTTTGTACTTCTCTCCACATAGAGAGTACTCTAGAGCCTGGGGTCCTTTAGACCTCTGTTGTCCTGATAAGTTGACATGTATCCAGGAACATTTCCTCCTTGGTACCAGGAGAAGGAAATGGTGATTCCCCCATCTGTGGAAAAGCTATTTTATGATGGtgaaaaaaagaggaggagaatGACCAAAATGCCTAGCCCAAGTCCAAAGTATCTGAAGCATTCAGCCTGGCTGCAAGGAGGTGACTTTGGAAGTTGTCTTTACCAGCAATGACTCTCTCATTCAGCCATATCCTCTAAAATTCCATCCGTGTCTCTTTGGGTGCTAAGTTCTCCAGGAAGTTGGTGATTAGTTCTACAATCATCCAGACTAGGAGTCCTATATTTCCAGTTCCTATTGCCACAGATACTCTTACAATATAATGTTTATATTTTCTATCCCAACTTGGAACTCATTGATGAAGATTTGAAAAGTGGGCCTGTCCAGGAAAATCTATGATCATCTCCATGTGTAAAGATCATCCCAAAACTCAAGCACACCCTTACTCATTTTACAGACCAGAAGATGGGTAAAGAAAGGGGTGGAGATAGACTCAGGAATGGGAGGACTCAGTGGACAGAGAGCCAGGAACAAGATGTAGGAAGCTGGAAGTGTGACTGAAAAGGCACGAAATTCATCCACATGGAACACCAGTCATTTTACATAAATAATCCCATTCATCTTCACTTCAGTTCTATTGAGGGCAGAGCTACCTATTTTCCTAAAGATCTGGGCTCACAGATCTGGTGGACTCTAGTCCAGATCCTTGTGCACTTGATCTGAAGTCCAAGCTCCTCCCTACCTGCAGTACCAAACCAGCTCTAGCTGGCTGATTTGGCTTCACCTCTACTCAGTTCCTGAATCTATAGATGTGCTCAGAGGGTGTCCAAGTCTCTTCCGGTCTATCACTGGTTTTCCTCCACCACTCCTACGGTATTTTATTTCTTCATCCAGACAATGAGTGCAAATAAAAGAGGATCGTGACATTTTTAAGGAGGATCTTTCACTTCCACTACCaggtataatttgaaaataaGGTGCAATTTCAAATGATTGTTTTAATTGGATGGTTCTGAGTGCCCCTGAGAGAGCCCCCCCGCCTCAACTAAGGATGTTTCTGAGAGATACCCCTTTCCTGGGAGATAAACTCCTGCTTGGGATGGAGAGCTAAGAATGCGCCACAGCAGGAGAGCCTAGTTGTAGAGACAGTAGGCTAAACGCTGGGATGCGCAGCTGAAGCCATCAGGGGAGGCGGGACCGGGTTTCAGGAGTTTGGGATTGTCCACTGGTAAATTTTCAGAAGCTGGAGGAGGATTTATGGATGTCACTTTTCTTGATcgatcctttatttattttaaagattgtACTCGGGTGCCACTATCTAGGAAGGTGCGTGGCTAGTGTTGCGGGGTGGGGCTCTTGCATTAGTTCAGGAGTCTACATAAAAGTCAACTGAGTCAAGACCCTGAATGCTGCTCAGATTTGGGGGAAGGGGTTCTGTAAACTGGGATTATTATAAGGAATCCCTTCCAGAATGCTACATCCCCACTAAATCCTGCCAGACTGAACAAAATGCTGAAGTCAGGCTTTGGCAATTGTCAGTTCACGTTTATTCGTGCTTTGTGACTGGGgtgcaaagaaaaggaaatatgagTCTTTTAACTCTTCCATCCCCGCTGTCCGTAAGTTGGAAGGCAATAACCAATGCTGGGGATCGGTCGCTTCTAGTTCAGTTCTTTCGCTCTCTGCGTCTGGCGCGGCCAGGAGGCGGTGGCGCCAACGCTGGCGGAAAGGGCGCTCGTGGGCCTGGGCCCCGCGCTCGCTTCTCCCGGGGGAAGCCCGGTTGCCAGGTTGGGTTAACGCCTCCGCCCGCGCGCAGATTGCCGGAGACTAAAGGCGCCACCTCTGGCGCTCAGGCGCGAGCCACCCCTCCCGTGCAACCATCCTCCCTTTCCTCTCCgccctctctctcttctcctcccgGGCCACGCGACTTCCCCGACCTCGAACTAACTTCTGAGCCTACAGGCGCAGGTAGCGCAGGGACCGTAGGGGTGTGGGTCGCCATTCCAGCGATACACACAGGATGCAAGTGTGCGGGAGCAGCGCGGCGGGACGCCGGGTCTTCGATAGCATCTGCCCTAACAGGATGCTGGAGCTGCCAGGCCCGCCTCTCCGCAAACCCATGAAGCCAGAGAGGAAGGTGGGGCTGCTGGTGGGGGCCCGGAGGGGTCTGCGAACTCCCTGTCCCGAAGGCTGACCGGTATTCACTATTCTGTGCTCGGTTAGTTCGCCCCTCCGCGGAAGTTCTTTTCGGGATGCGGCGGCGGCAGCCCGGTGTCTGTATACGAGGACCCCCCGGACGTGGAGCCCGCTGCCCTGCCAGGTGAGCCCCGAGGCACGTGCGCGACCCTACATTTTCCCCTTGGGGAAACTTCCCGGTGTCTCCGACGTCCTGGTGGGGGTCCCAGCGGCGAATCTGGTCAAGAGGCTTAGGGTCCGCCTGGTGTGTGTCTCTCGGTCTCCCTGCGCAGCCCTTACCACCATAGACTTGCAAGACCTCGCCGACTGCTCCTCTCTACTCGGGTCCGACGCGCCGCCTAGTGGTGACCCGGCTGCCTCTCAGGTACCTCCCCTTGAAGAGCGTTGCTGCCTCTGAAAATACAAACCTCATTCCTAAGTGGGGGTTTATTTCCGCAAAGGTTTGTCGCAGGCACCCACCACAGTCATGTTCAACTGGTGAAGGGAAGAGGCATGCGGAAACCTGAGCCTCCCAGATCCAAGTGTCCTATTCCCTCTTAGTATGTTGTGAAGGCTGCTGTTTCCAGAGCTGTTTTAGCCAAGTTTTACAGTGGAATTCACTCCTGCCCTTCCTCTCCCCATTTATTCCCTGGAGCTGTGACAAGGCAGGGAGGAGATGGAACACTGAGGGACCGAGTGGGTGAATCTGGGCAAAGTTGCCCTGGGCATCAGCATACAGGATACTTGTCCTGTTTTTCTCCCAACACCCTCTTCCCAGCCATTCACTAACCATTTTCATTCTGTGGGTATTGAAGGAGAGTGGAAATCGATGGATAACTTCTCGATCAACACTGGAAAAGAGGAAGAGTTTATATTTGAGGGGAAGCGAGAAGAAGGACAAAGGACTGCCGAAGAAATCTGACAGAACAGATTCCTGTCTGTAGAGATGGTCCTTCAGCAGTTAGGCACTTTTTAAAAAGTCCTTTTATCCTCTGCCCCCTCCCAAAAAAGTTCTGATCACTTGCCACCATGTGGCAAAGAGGCAGGGGCTGACACTCCCAGACACTGGAGCCTTTCAGCACTGGTCTAGAAGGCCAGAAGATTGGCTCATAGATGGACAGGTGATTTTATCCAGATGCTACCCACAGAAGAGTGACAACTCCTGCTTTCTGTCAGCAGGTGCTGGGGTCACAAGGTCGTTGTCTCAGTACAGTACTCTCCAGAAGACACGCACACCTCTCAGAACTGGGAGTGGTGGTGAAACAAAGTTTCTCAGTCCTCCTCTAAGAGCTTTTTAGAACTTTGGGAAAGAGCTCAGGAGGACTCAGGGTAGGTGGCCCTAAGAGCAGAGATTGTTAAGGCAGAAGGTGGGAGTGTGTGGTTCCCTGCAACTGCAGaggccatttaatttttttttttaacgatcTGGATGTGCAAATAAGCAAAGACATCTTTCAGTTGGCCCAGAGCCTAAGTCACTCCCTTACTCCAACATGTTTATTTTGCAAGCAACAAAATCAAGTGGCCTCCTGATGAATTCTCACTTAGGTCTACTGAATTTAAATTTGACAATATGTTGTgtgtcagcattttttttttttcttgttgtagtTGTAGAAATGTCGGAGTTATTTCATTGGGAAAGTGGGATTCAAATCTTCAAGGCCAGGGATCACACCACATGGACTAGAAAGTCCAGGATTTCTGTGGGAAAGAGCTGGTATAGGGAAATAACTCCCTAACAAACACCTGACCAGTGCACCCTTAGGTTACATTTGCTAGCTGCTGTCCCATAGGGGAAGGCAGACAAAGAAAGGGAGTGCTTTAGAATTGTTTTAGGTCTAGAATTGACCAAACCCTGGGATATTGTAGGAGAAAGCACTTCCTGAGCCACATTTCCTGAGTTGGCCTCCAATCTATTCATGGTAAGGGCTTTTCTCAAATacctgcagagagagagagagacctttcAATCTGTGAAGACTGTCATATTTCATTACTTCCACCATGGCGGAGTTCCTGCATCAGGGTTTGTCTGggtccctcagtccttcctttcTCAGATCCTTTCCTCTTATGGCCTCAGTGCTCAAATGGTACTGAGGCCTCCAGACTTTgatttgactttttcttctctGAGAGAAACTGATACTTTGAAGTTTGGATCAGAGTAAATTCCTCTTCCCCCAAATATATGACTAGTAGAGAAGTGCTTTGGGGAGAGCAGTATGATTGACACACATGAATCAGTAGCAGAATCAGAGAAGATATTTCTGATGGGCGTATTGAATGTGTCCCCCTTCCATCATGGCTCTAGagactcccttccccttcctggtGTTATCTTTAGTGTAAGCTGGGCCTTCCTtcaaccgcccccccccccaaagacaGGTAATGAGTTATATAGGAAAGATGACTGAAATAGGCACTAGCATTGCAAGAGTGGGAGGACTTTGGGTAACTCCACTTCTCCAGCTTCATATTCTCCTTCAGTGAAAGGGGAAGCACTTCCTGAGCCTACCTGCCTCCCACATTGGTGTGAGGATTAACTGGGAGActatatagaaaataaaattttgtcaacTTGAATTATCCACAAGTTAAGGGAATAAGAAGGTTCCCGGGCATCCAGCCTTTAAGTTTTCTTCCCCTTCACTTACCTAGACACCTGGCTGGAGGCCAGAAAAGCATTCATACAGTTCAGGAAGTTGGAGGTGCATCCTGGGAGCAGGGAGTGGGGAGTCAACTCCAACTTTGTAATAAACTGAAATAAACTGAAAAGATCAATAGAGGCAACACATGTTGCTGAACAGAAGCATTTTTATAGCATCCCTGGCTCCTCCAATCATAGATCATCTTTCACCCTCCTTTTTGGTTAGCTGTGACTGAGCTTTCTGAGAAGCACAGTTTCCAGTTACCACATTGAAGGACTCTGCAAGCTGTTGGGTCTCCGAGGAAAGACCCGGCTACATGCCATGCTCTCTACTGTTAGAGCCGTGGCCTCTTGGTTGGTTGGGGGTAAGTTGGAGTTAGGGTTGACAAGTGCACACAGAACAGCGCACAGAGGCAGCTGGTTGTCTGCAATATTGTCCAGCTGTCTAAAGCCCGGCGCCGCAGACCTCCCGCAGTCTGCGGAGAAAGATTCTTCAGGGAATAGTTTTGGCGCCTTGTGAAGATCCGTGGCTCCAATCTAGCTGACCGGGTCCGCACTCTACGCCTCTGGTTCTCCACCAGCGCAGTGCAAGGCTGCTGGGTTCCTTGTCTCGGGTGGGGCTTGGTTTTCAGGTATGAGACTCTCCGCTGTGAAAGGGAGTGTGTGCAGATCGTCCCCCACCTCCCACGTGGTGCAACCTGGGGATTGTTCTGGACCCTCCAGATTCAACGATGATCGTTTTACACCCCCGGGTTTATTTTAGAGCCACTCCTTGGAAACGGAAGTGGACTTCAGTCTTCAGAATTTCAGAGACACAGTGGATGATCTCATCGCAGGCAAGTGCAGTCTCTTAGTCATTAAATAACAGCCGGGATGTCTCCCATCTCCAAATGAGACTAGTTAAGATTTTGTGGTCCCCAAGGTGGTGAACTCAGCTGCCAGTCAATGATTGGCCATCACCTCACAAAAGGGTCTTGGGCTTATATATTTAGGATATTCCCTCTCTCCAATGGAGAAATCGGATAGCTGAATTTATAGCTGGTTTGTCGGGGTGGGTTCTGGAAGAGGGGTCCTTGCGCTCTGATGTGGTCTGGGAGAGCTTGAGTGACAATAGTGTGCAGAGGAGGGAAGGCCTTGTGTAACTTCCAAGTCCTCGCAGGGTTGCCTGTATACCCTCGGGTTATCTCAACAGGTATATATATGGAGCGCCTGCTGTATATGTCCAAAATATCAGGAATGAGGGGTGCTTTCCTTAATAAagaaaaaatctccatataaagcaTACATCTGGCGTGGCATTTTGACCCTGTAGCTAGCTGGGGATGAATCAGAAGCAACATATCCAGCTTTCGCCTTTTCCCAGACTCATCTACTTTGATGTCGCCTACCCTGGCCGTCAGTGACTTCCCCTTCTCTCCTTGCGATGTATCACCTCTCGGGTCCTACCTCTCCCAGCGGTTCGAGTCCCGGGCCCTGCAGTCAGCACCACTACACCCTCCAGAGCTGCCGCCGCCAGAACAGTACTGGAAGGAGGTGGCCGACCAGAACCAGAGAGCACTGGGGAACGCTCTCGTTGAAAATAACCAAGTAGGGACACTGAACTAGTGACCAGGAATCCTAGGGCCGGTACTGGAGTAAGGCAGAAGTGGGGTTGAAAGGACTGGGACGTTCCCCTGTACATGTGTGGACAGGTTAGTGGTTCACATAGCTGCTATTGCTGCAGTGGTCCCACCCCACTTTCCAACTTCACTAAGTGGGATTAATTCCACTttactgaatattttatttattgaaggCTTTCTTTTGTGCCTGGCACCGTGCTTATTAAATTATTCTTCTCATTTATTAAGTACTGAGCTAAAACATACTTACCAACTTcgttttactaataattaaaacaGGATGTTTGAAGTTTAGAGGCAGAAGCTAGATCTGCCTGTTGCCCAACCAGGTACTAGTCACTACCACGGCCATACTGAAGATACATTTTAATCCAACTACCGTGGTGGGGAAAAGTCAAATAAATTGATGATTCTCAGAAGTGTAAATGCCCTTGGGTGCTCAATTCCTGGTGAGACGTCAGGATCTGGGTTTAATTCACGCAGATGAGACCAAGCACGGTGGCCAAGTCCCTGAACGTTTGGATCTCCTCCTGTAGCTGCACGAGACGCTAACTCAGAAACAGGAGGAGATCGCCTCGCTTAAGGAACGGAACGTGCAGCTGAAAGAACTCGCCAGCCGGACCAGGCACCTGGCCTCGGTGCTGGATGTAAGTAGGGAGCAAGCGTGTGGGATATTGCGGGGCATTGGAAGCTGTTTCATTGCACACCCACTCTGCTCCCTGTGTGGGAACCCAGTGGGGTTCAGGAGAGTAGGGACATAGTGCAGTGGTACTACACCCGGGTTTCCTTTTGCGCTCCCGGCTTGGGGCGATTCCCGCTGGCCCCAGGGTGGCGCTCTTCCCCATCTTTCATAGAAGCTGATGATCACGCAGTCCCGAGATTGCGGGGCCACCGCCGAGCCCTTCCTATTCAAAACGACTGCAAAAAGGAGCTTGGAGGAGATGTTCAGCGCTGCGGGTCAGGATTGCGCGGAAGTAGACGCCATACTGAAAGAGATTTCTCAGCGTTGTGATGAAGCCCTACAGAATCGCGATGCCAAGAGGCCCCGCCTGCAAACCGAGCCCAAGAACACTGACTGCTGGCCCAGAAATCTGCACGGAGCGTTCCGAGGACTGCGCACGGACGGCTGTCGCAGCGCATTGAACCCGAACCAAAGCGAGCTGGAGGAGGGCGGCTCTTTCAGCACTCCCATCCGCAGCCACAGTACTATCCGCACGCTCGCCTTCCCCCAGGGCAATGCCTTCACCATCCGAACAGTCAGTGGGGGCTACAAATTCCGCTGGGTACCCAGTTGAGCTGGGATGTGGTCCCATCAAACACTGCCCTGGAACACAAGTGAAGCGCCTGCAGATTGAGTAGGAGTAACTGGAACCATTTCCCAAATCTGGCTTTTCAAAACTCACTCTGCAGGCGAATGCCaccctgaaatttatttttttcaggaaCAAAAACGTCTTGATTTTAATGCACTGTGAAGTTTTAATGCACAGCTGTGAAGCATTGTATAGCCTTTCTCCTTTTCACTGCGTGTATCTATACATATAcgcatgtgtgtgtacacacacatcacagtctattttaaaaatatttatttctagcATCTTTGAACTATGTAGAGCAAGAAGGGATTTAGAAACCAATTGGTTGTccgggtgcggtggcacacacttgtgatctcagctatttgggaggctgaggcaggaggattgccaattAGTTAATTAAGAAATATTCTTTCTTAAGCTGGGCGGCGGggaggctctgtggtagagtattCCTGGATTCATTCCCCAATATCATTGCGGGTGGGGgtgaagaaagagaaaacaatTCACTATTTTTAAACTTATATAATGCCCTGTTTTGTaagaaggaaaaggaggctgTAAGTTAAATAACTACAAGAAGCATTACTGGAATCTTCCAATCACTAATATTTAAGGATTCTAGTCCCAGAAGCCTAGTCTCTGTGTGAAAGTTTCAATACACACAACATATCCTGGAAGAATATGTAATTCTGTTTCTATTGAAAACTTTCATTTCAGTtgctagaataaaaaaaaatcaggagagGTAGCCTAACCAGTTGCCTTAGGAAAAAACAGATTCTCAGAGGCAATTGTTAGCAATAAAACAGGTGCTAAGCACATTTGTTTGTAATGATCATTCATATAATTTTGTAAGATTTATGA is a genomic window of Callospermophilus lateralis isolate mCalLat2 chromosome 5, mCalLat2.hap1, whole genome shotgun sequence containing:
- the Mcidas gene encoding multicilin, producing the protein MQVCGSSAAGRRVFDSICPNRMLELPGPPLRKPMKPERKFAPPRKFFSGCGGGSPVSVYEDPPDVEPAALPALTTIDLQDLADCSSLLGSDAPPSGDPAASQSHSLETEVDFSLQNFRDTVDDLIADSSTLMSPTLAVSDFPFSPCDVSPLGSYLSQRFESRALQSAPLHPPELPPPEQYWKEVADQNQRALGNALVENNQLHETLTQKQEEIASLKERNVQLKELASRTRHLASVLDKLMITQSRDCGATAEPFLFKTTAKRSLEEMFSAAGQDCAEVDAILKEISQRCDEALQNRDAKRPRLQTEPKNTDCWPRNLHGAFRGLRTDGCRSALNPNQSELEEGGSFSTPIRSHSTIRTLAFPQGNAFTIRTVSGGYKFRWVPS